In Candidatus Jidaibacter acanthamoeba, one genomic interval encodes:
- a CDS encoding HigA family addiction module antitoxin has product MQNKMRPIHPGEILKEEFLVPLNMSANQLAKNIGVPTNRVTEILNGRRAITGDTALRLSRFFKTTPELWMNLQSIYELRDAEMHINRNTYDNIMPFSEYQ; this is encoded by the coding sequence ATGCAAAATAAAATGAGACCGATACATCCGGGAGAGATTCTTAAAGAAGAATTTTTGGTACCACTTAATATGAGTGCAAATCAGTTAGCAAAAAATATAGGGGTACCGACAAATAGAGTCACTGAAATATTGAACGGTAGAAGAGCAATAACGGGAGATACTGCATTAAGGCTTTCTAGGTTTTTTAAAACAACCCCGGAATTATGGATGAATTTACAGTCCATTTATGAATTAAGAGATGCTGAGATGCATATAAATAGAAATACATATGACAATATAATGCCTTTTTCCGAATACCAATAA
- a CDS encoding type II toxin-antitoxin system RelE/ParE family toxin: MIKSFANSKTEALFNGKFVKQFSSFKEQAERKLVMIDAAHSLEDLKVPPGNRLEALIGDKRGFYSIRINDQWRICFRWLEGNAYQVEIIDYH, from the coding sequence ATGATAAAGAGTTTTGCTAATAGTAAGACTGAAGCTTTGTTTAACGGTAAATTTGTAAAGCAATTTTCTTCATTTAAAGAACAAGCGGAGCGCAAATTAGTAATGATCGATGCAGCACATAGCTTAGAAGATTTGAAAGTTCCGCCGGGTAATAGGTTAGAAGCATTAATTGGGGATAAGAGAGGGTTTTACAGTATAAGAATAAATGATCAATGGCGCATTTGTTTCCGATGGCTTGAAGGTAATGCTTACCAGGTTGAAATAATAGATTATCATTAA
- a CDS encoding helix-turn-helix domain-containing protein has translation MYQNHNMNINNICNILKISRATFYRYLAISDNNISLE, from the coding sequence ATGTATCAAAACCATAATATGAACATTAATAATATTTGTAATATTTTAAAGATTTCAAGAGCTACCTTTTATCGATATCTAGCTATATCTGACAATAATATTTCCTTAGAGTAA
- a CDS encoding DUF4113 domain-containing protein: MQAVDLLNKKYGRGTIQHAAEGIKKEWKVKAELLSPRYTTRWDELKGVG; encoded by the coding sequence ATGCAGGCGGTTGATCTGCTAAACAAGAAGTATGGCAGAGGCACTATACAACATGCAGCCGAGGGGATAAAGAAGGAATGGAAGGTAAAGGCAGAATTACTATCACCCAGATATACTACCAGGTGGGATGAATTAAAGGGAGTAGGGTAG